One Periophthalmus magnuspinnatus isolate fPerMag1 chromosome 15, fPerMag1.2.pri, whole genome shotgun sequence genomic window carries:
- the LOC117382709 gene encoding otoraplin-like, whose amino-acid sequence MLYTLDSTMHYSLVLFLVFGLHQTLRAAQMDKLGDYKLCGDPECSYVMSMATALDDFIAPDCRFINLKKEQMVYVYSKLVPEEGAGVFWSGSVYSERYVDQMGIIGYFPATMVNETKKFQEDTVKIPTTDMDFYCH is encoded by the exons ATGTTGTATACATTGGACTCAACAATGCATTACTCACTTgtactttttcttgtttttggacTGCACCAGACATTGAGGGCTGCTCAGATGGATAAACTGGGAGACTACAAGCTTTGTGGGGATCCAGAATGTTCCT ATGTCATGTCTATGGCCACAGCCTTGGATGACTTCATAGCTCCTGATTGCAGATTTATCAACTTAAAAAAGGAACAGATGGTCTATGTGTATTCTAAACTTGTGCCAGAGGAGGGCGCTGGAGTCTTCTGGTCTGGAAGT GTTTATAGTGAGCGATATGTAGACCAGATGGGAATCATTGGGTATTTTCCAGCAACAATGGTGAATGAGACAAAGAAGTTTCAAGAAGATACTGTTAAAATACCAACAACT GACATGGATTTCTACTGTCATTAG
- the gtpbp2a gene encoding GTP-binding protein 2 encodes MDARVSDLFGSGNEPSSRNQAGGGSNGKQGLGLGLASKKANAKANKKARARFSRNNFKSSNNTPYLPPEAEEGNIEYKLKLVNPTQYRFEHLATQMKWRLQEGKGEAVYQIGVEDNGMLVGLSEEDMRASLKTLHLMAQKVGADITVLRQSEVDEDSDCPRSIAEVLIRKVPDDQQFLDLRVAVLGNVDSGKSTLLGVLTQGELDNGRGRARLNLFRHLHEIQTGRTSSISFEILGFNSKGEVVNYSESRTAEEICESASKMITFIDLAGHHKYLKTTIFGLTSYCPDFAMLVVSANTGIAGTTREHLGLAMALKVPIFIVISKVDLCMRATVERTVRQLERVLKQPGCNKVPMVVANKDDAVTAAQQFAQSPNITPIFTLSSVSGESLDLLKIFFNIIPPLSNSKEQEELMQQLTEFQVDEIYSVPEVGTVVGGTLYSGICREGDDLVVGPTDAGQFYKLTIGSIQRNRSACRVLKAGQAATLALGEFDRSLLRKGMVMVSPEMDPTICWTFEAEVVLLFHAKTFHKGFQVTVHIGNVRQTAIVEELYGKEALRTGEKAEVRFRFIKHPEYLKVGAKMLFREGVTKGIGHVTKLQPVAQYKPSQREEDGA; translated from the exons ATGGACGCGCGGGTGTCGGACTTATTCGGCTCAGGAAATGAACCCAGCTCTAGAAATCAAGCCGGCGGTGGCAGTAATGGAAAGCAGGGGCTCGGACTCGGGCTAGCCTCCAAAAAAGCTAATGCAAAAGCCAACAAGAAAGCAAGAGCGCGATTCTCCCGCAACAACTTTAAATCCAGTAATAACACTCCGTATCTGCCTCCAGAG GCTGAAGAGGGAAATATAgaatacaag TTGAAGCTAGTGAATCCAACTCAGTACCGCTTTGAGcacctggcaacacaaatgaaatgGCGTCTCCAGGAGGGAAAAGGCGAGGCTGTCTATCAAATTGGTGTTGAGGACAACGGTATGCTTGTGGGACTATCAGAGGAAGATATGAGGGCATCTTTAAAGACCCTTCATTTAATGGCACAAAA agtgggagctgacatcactgtCCTCAGACAAAGTGAGGTCGATGAGGACTCTGATTGCCCACGTAGCATTGCTGAAGTTCTCATTCGCAAGGTGCCAGACGACCAACAG TTCTTGGACTTGCGAGTAGCTGTACTGGGTAATGTGGATTCAGGAAAGTCCACATTACTGGGAGTTTTGACACAGGGTGAGCTGGACAATGGACGTGGCCGGGCAAGGCTCAACCTCTTTAGACATCTCCACGAAATTCAGACTGGGCGAACCTCAAGTATTAGCTTTGAGATACTTGGATTCAATAGCAAAGGAGAG GTTGTAAATTACAGTGAGTCTCGAACAGCAGAAGAGATTTGTGAGAGTGCCTCTAAAATGATCACATTCATCGACTTGGCGGGCCACCATAAGTATCTGAAAACTACCATCTTTGGTCTAACCAGCTACTGTCCTGATTTTGCGATGCTGGTCGTCAGTGCAAACACGGGCATAG CTGGTACAACGCGGGAGCATCTTGGGTTGGCCATGGCTCTGAAGGTGCCCATCTTCATTGTCATCAGTAAGGTGGATTTGTGCATGCGAGCTACAGTGGAGCGCACAGTACGGCAGCTAGAGCGTGTCTTGAAGCAACCTGGATGTAATAAGGTTCCAATGGTTGTGGCAAATAAAGACGACGCAGTAACTGCAGCACAGCAGTTTGCCCAGTCACCCAA TATCACACCAATCTTCACATTGTCCAGTGTGTCTGGAGAGAGCTTAGACTTGCTGAAGATTTTCTTCAACATCATTCCTCCACTGAGCAATAGTAAAGAACAGGAGGAACTAATGCAACAGCTAACAGAGTTTCAG GTGGATGAGATTTACTCTGTTCCTGAGGTGGGAACAGTCGTGGGGGGTACTCTGTACAG TGGCATTTGTCGTGAAGGGGATGACCTTGTGGTAGGGCCTACTGATGCTGGACAATTTTACAAGCTGACAATCGGCAGCATCCAGAGGAATCGCTCAGCATGCAGGGTATTAAAGGCTGGCCAGGCTGCTACACTTGCACTAGGAGAATTTGATCGCTCATTATTAAGAAAG GGTATGGTGATGGTAAGTCCAGAGATGGACCCTACTATCTGTTGGACATTTGAGGCAGAAGTCGTGTTACTTTTTCACGCGAAGACCTTCCACAAAGGTTTCCAGGTTACTGTGCACATAGGCAACGTGAGACAAACGGCCATTGTGGAGGAATTGTATGGAAAG GAAGCACTAAGGACAGGTGAAAAAGCAGAGGTTCGTTTTAGATTCATCAAACACCCAGAATACCTAAAAGTGGGAGCAAAAATGCTCTTCAGAGAGGGTGTCACCAAAGGCATCGGACATGTCACCAAGTTGCAACCAGTGGCCCAGTACAAACCATCCCAAAGAGAGGAGGACGGGGCCTAG